A region of Enoplosus armatus isolate fEnoArm2 chromosome 14, fEnoArm2.hap1, whole genome shotgun sequence DNA encodes the following proteins:
- the LOC139296825 gene encoding xenotropic and polytropic retrovirus receptor 1 homolog isoform X1, whose translation MKFTEHLSAHITPEWRKQYIQYEAFKEMLYAAQDQAPSIEVTDEDTVKRYYAKFEEKFFQTCEKELAKINTFYSEKLAEAQRRFATLQNELQSSLDAQRESWANGRGLRRRKTVFALSQQERCKHRNIKDLQLAFSEFYLSLILLQNYQNLNFTGFRKILKKHDKILETPRGADWRVAHVEVAPFYTCKKITQLISETEALVTTELEGGDRQRAMKRLRVPPLGAAQPAPAWTTFRVGLYCGVFLVLIVTVVITGAVVIGSDDVWPMVRIYRGGFLLIEFLFLLGINTYGWRQAGVNHVLIFELNPRNNLSHQHLFEIAGMLGVLWCVSLLSCLFSDSILVPMQANPLALYGLFFLFLINPFKTCYYKSRFWLLKLLFRVVTAPFHRVGFADFWLADQLNSLGVVLMDLEYMICFYSFELDWKKHDGLISSAGKDVCNSYSYGVRAVIQCLPAWFRFVQCLRRYRDTKRAFPHLVNAGKYSTSFFVVTFAALYSTHKGTEAHTDAQIFFYLYIGCLVVSSCYTLVWDLKMDWGLFDRNAGENTFLREEIVYPHKAYYYSAIVEDVLLRFSWTLTITLSTVTGFHGISDILATILAPMEVFRRFVWNFFRLENEHLNNCGEFRAVRDISVAPLNADDQTLLEQMMDQEDGVRNRQGKKSWKRSYSMSLRRPRLASQSKTRDTKVLIEDTDDDS comes from the exons GCTTTCAAAGAGATGCTGTATGCTGCTCAGGACCAGGCCCCATCTATTGAAG tcacGGACGAGGATACAGTCAAGAGGTATTATGCCAAGTTTGAGGAGAAGTTCTTCCAGACGTGTGAAAAAGAACTGGCCAAAATCAACACCTTCTACTCTg AGAAGTTGGCCGAGGCGCAGCGGCGGTTCGCCACGCTGCAGAACGAGCTGCAGTCGTCGCTGGACGCCCAGAGGGAGAGCTGGGCAAACGGGCGCGGCCTGAGGCGGAGGAAGACGGTGTTCGCCCTGTCGCAGCAGGAGCGCTGCaagcacagaaacataaagGACCTGCAGCTGGCCTTCTCCGAGTTCTACCTCAGCCTTATACTGCTGCAGAACTATCAG aACCTGAACTTCACAGGTTTCAGGAAGATCCTGAAGAAGCATGACAAGATTTTGGAGACGCCGAGGGGGGCGGACTGGAGGGTGGCCCACGTCGAAGTGGCTCCGTTTTACACGTgcaagaaaatcacacagctcatCTCTGAGACCGAG GCGTTGGTCACGACAGAGTTGGAAGGTGGTGACAGGCAGAGGGCCATGAAGAGGCTGAGGGTACCTCCCCTGGGAGCGGCgcag CCCGCTCCCGCTTGGACCACCTTCAGAGTCGGCCTCTACTGCGGAGTGTTCCTCGTCTTAATAGTCACCGTGGTCAttacag GAGCTGTGGTGATTGGCAGCGACGATGTTTGGCCTATGGTCAGGATCTACAGAGGAGGCTTCCTGTTAATAGAATTCCTCTTCCTGTTag GCATCAACACCTACGGCTGGAGGCAGGCAGGAGTCAACCACGTACTCATATTTGAACTCAACCCCAGAAACAACCTGTCCCACCAGCATCTGTTTGAG ATTGCAGGTATGTTGGGGGTGCTGTGGTGCGTCAGCCTGCTGTCCTGCCTCTTCAGCGATAGCATCCTGGTACCAATGCAGGCGAACCCTCTGGCTCTCTAcggcctcttcttcctcttcctcatcaacCCCTTCAAGACCTGCTACTACAAGTCGCGCTTCTGGCTGCTCAAACTTCTG TTTCGGGTGGTGACAGCTCCGTTTCATCGCGTCGGCTTTGCGGACTTCTGGCTGGCAGACCAGCTGAACTCCCTGGGGGTGGTTCTGATGGACCTGGAGTACATGATCTGCTTCTACAGTTTTGAACTGGACTGGAAAAAGCACGACGGACTCATCAGCAGCGCAG GTAAAGACGTGTGCAATTCCTACTCCTACGGCGTCCGTGCGGTGATCCAGTGTCTTCCCGCTTGGTTCCGATTCGTCCAGTGTCTGCGACGTTACCGTGACACCAAGCGGGCCTTCCCTCACCTGGTTAACGCTGGGAAATACTCCACCTCCTTCTTTGTTGTCACCTTCGCTGCCCTGTACAGCACGCATAAAGGTA cTGAAGCCCACACCGACGCCCAGATCTTCTTCTACCTGTACATCGGCTGTTTAGTGGTCAGCTCTTGTTACACACTGGTCTGGGATCTGAAGATGGACTGGGGCCTGTTTGACCGCAACGCGGGCGAGAATACCTTCCTGAGAGAGGAGATAGTCTACCCGCACAAG GCTTACTACTACAGTGCCATAGTGGAGGATGTGCTGTTGCGTTTTTCATGGACTTTAACCATCACCCTCAGCACAGTCACCGGTTTTCACGGCATCTCGGATATATTGGCAACTATACTGGCCCCAATGGAGGTCTTCAG GCGTTTTGTGTGGAACTTCTTCCGATTGGAGAACGAACACCTGAATAACTGCGGCGAGTTCAGGGCCGTCAGAGACATCAGCGTGGCTCCGCTCAATGCCGACGACCAGACCCTGCTGGAGCAGATGATGGACCAGGAGGACGGAGTCAGGAACCGACAGGGCAAGAAGAGCTGGAAGAGGAGCTACAGCATGAGTCTACGCAGGCCCCGGCTGGCCTCACA GTCCAAGACCCGCGACACCAAGGTTTTGATAGAGGACACTGATGACGACTCCTGA
- the LOC139296825 gene encoding xenotropic and polytropic retrovirus receptor 1 homolog isoform X2 — protein MKFTEHLSAHITPEWRKQYIQYEAFKEMLYAAQDQAPSIEVTDEDTVKRYYAKFEEKFFQTCEKELAKINTFYSEKLAEAQRRFATLQNELQSSLDAQRESWANGRGLRRRKTVFALSQQERCKHRNIKDLQLAFSEFYLSLILLQNYQNLNFTGFRKILKKHDKILETPRGADWRVAHVEVAPFYTCKKITQLISETEALVTTELEGGDRQRAMKRLRVPPLGAAQPAPAWTTFRVGLYCGVFLVLIVTVVITGAVVIGSDDVWPMVRIYRGGFLLIEFLFLLGINTYGWRQAGVNHVLIFELNPRNNLSHQHLFEIAGMLGVLWCVSLLSCLFSDSILVPMQANPLALYGLFFLFLINPFKTCYYKSRFWLLKLLFRVVTAPFHRVGFADFWLADQLNSLGVVLMDLEYMICFYSFELDWKKHDGLISSAGKDVCNSYSYGVRAVIQCLPAWFRFVQCLRRYRDTKRAFPHLVNAGKYSTSFFVVTFAALYSTHKAEAHTDAQIFFYLYIGCLVVSSCYTLVWDLKMDWGLFDRNAGENTFLREEIVYPHKAYYYSAIVEDVLLRFSWTLTITLSTVTGFHGISDILATILAPMEVFRRFVWNFFRLENEHLNNCGEFRAVRDISVAPLNADDQTLLEQMMDQEDGVRNRQGKKSWKRSYSMSLRRPRLASQSKTRDTKVLIEDTDDDS, from the exons GCTTTCAAAGAGATGCTGTATGCTGCTCAGGACCAGGCCCCATCTATTGAAG tcacGGACGAGGATACAGTCAAGAGGTATTATGCCAAGTTTGAGGAGAAGTTCTTCCAGACGTGTGAAAAAGAACTGGCCAAAATCAACACCTTCTACTCTg AGAAGTTGGCCGAGGCGCAGCGGCGGTTCGCCACGCTGCAGAACGAGCTGCAGTCGTCGCTGGACGCCCAGAGGGAGAGCTGGGCAAACGGGCGCGGCCTGAGGCGGAGGAAGACGGTGTTCGCCCTGTCGCAGCAGGAGCGCTGCaagcacagaaacataaagGACCTGCAGCTGGCCTTCTCCGAGTTCTACCTCAGCCTTATACTGCTGCAGAACTATCAG aACCTGAACTTCACAGGTTTCAGGAAGATCCTGAAGAAGCATGACAAGATTTTGGAGACGCCGAGGGGGGCGGACTGGAGGGTGGCCCACGTCGAAGTGGCTCCGTTTTACACGTgcaagaaaatcacacagctcatCTCTGAGACCGAG GCGTTGGTCACGACAGAGTTGGAAGGTGGTGACAGGCAGAGGGCCATGAAGAGGCTGAGGGTACCTCCCCTGGGAGCGGCgcag CCCGCTCCCGCTTGGACCACCTTCAGAGTCGGCCTCTACTGCGGAGTGTTCCTCGTCTTAATAGTCACCGTGGTCAttacag GAGCTGTGGTGATTGGCAGCGACGATGTTTGGCCTATGGTCAGGATCTACAGAGGAGGCTTCCTGTTAATAGAATTCCTCTTCCTGTTag GCATCAACACCTACGGCTGGAGGCAGGCAGGAGTCAACCACGTACTCATATTTGAACTCAACCCCAGAAACAACCTGTCCCACCAGCATCTGTTTGAG ATTGCAGGTATGTTGGGGGTGCTGTGGTGCGTCAGCCTGCTGTCCTGCCTCTTCAGCGATAGCATCCTGGTACCAATGCAGGCGAACCCTCTGGCTCTCTAcggcctcttcttcctcttcctcatcaacCCCTTCAAGACCTGCTACTACAAGTCGCGCTTCTGGCTGCTCAAACTTCTG TTTCGGGTGGTGACAGCTCCGTTTCATCGCGTCGGCTTTGCGGACTTCTGGCTGGCAGACCAGCTGAACTCCCTGGGGGTGGTTCTGATGGACCTGGAGTACATGATCTGCTTCTACAGTTTTGAACTGGACTGGAAAAAGCACGACGGACTCATCAGCAGCGCAG GTAAAGACGTGTGCAATTCCTACTCCTACGGCGTCCGTGCGGTGATCCAGTGTCTTCCCGCTTGGTTCCGATTCGTCCAGTGTCTGCGACGTTACCGTGACACCAAGCGGGCCTTCCCTCACCTGGTTAACGCTGGGAAATACTCCACCTCCTTCTTTGTTGTCACCTTCGCTGCCCTGTACAGCACGCATAAAG cTGAAGCCCACACCGACGCCCAGATCTTCTTCTACCTGTACATCGGCTGTTTAGTGGTCAGCTCTTGTTACACACTGGTCTGGGATCTGAAGATGGACTGGGGCCTGTTTGACCGCAACGCGGGCGAGAATACCTTCCTGAGAGAGGAGATAGTCTACCCGCACAAG GCTTACTACTACAGTGCCATAGTGGAGGATGTGCTGTTGCGTTTTTCATGGACTTTAACCATCACCCTCAGCACAGTCACCGGTTTTCACGGCATCTCGGATATATTGGCAACTATACTGGCCCCAATGGAGGTCTTCAG GCGTTTTGTGTGGAACTTCTTCCGATTGGAGAACGAACACCTGAATAACTGCGGCGAGTTCAGGGCCGTCAGAGACATCAGCGTGGCTCCGCTCAATGCCGACGACCAGACCCTGCTGGAGCAGATGATGGACCAGGAGGACGGAGTCAGGAACCGACAGGGCAAGAAGAGCTGGAAGAGGAGCTACAGCATGAGTCTACGCAGGCCCCGGCTGGCCTCACA GTCCAAGACCCGCGACACCAAGGTTTTGATAGAGGACACTGATGACGACTCCTGA
- the LOC139296825 gene encoding xenotropic and polytropic retrovirus receptor 1 homolog isoform X3, with protein sequence MKFTEHLSAHITPEWRKQYIQYEAFKEMLYAAQDQAPSIEVTDEDTVKRYYAKFEEKFFQTCEKELAKINTFYSEKLAEAQRRFATLQNELQSSLDAQRESWANGRGLRRRKTVFALSQQERCKHRNIKDLQLAFSEFYLSLILLQNYQNLNFTGFRKILKKHDKILETPRGADWRVAHVEVAPFYTCKKITQLISETEALVTTELEGGDRQRAMKRLRVPPLGAAQPAPAWTTFRVGLYCGVFLVLIVTVVITGAVVIGSDDVWPMVRIYRGGFLLIEFLFLLGINTYGWRQAGVNHVLIFELNPRNNLSHQHLFEIAGMLGVLWCVSLLSCLFSDSILVPMQANPLALYGLFFLFLINPFKTCYYKSRFWLLKLLFRVVTAPFHRVGFADFWLADQLNSLGVVLMDLEYMICFYSFELDWKKHDGLISSAAEAHTDAQIFFYLYIGCLVVSSCYTLVWDLKMDWGLFDRNAGENTFLREEIVYPHKAYYYSAIVEDVLLRFSWTLTITLSTVTGFHGISDILATILAPMEVFRRFVWNFFRLENEHLNNCGEFRAVRDISVAPLNADDQTLLEQMMDQEDGVRNRQGKKSWKRSYSMSLRRPRLASQSKTRDTKVLIEDTDDDS encoded by the exons GCTTTCAAAGAGATGCTGTATGCTGCTCAGGACCAGGCCCCATCTATTGAAG tcacGGACGAGGATACAGTCAAGAGGTATTATGCCAAGTTTGAGGAGAAGTTCTTCCAGACGTGTGAAAAAGAACTGGCCAAAATCAACACCTTCTACTCTg AGAAGTTGGCCGAGGCGCAGCGGCGGTTCGCCACGCTGCAGAACGAGCTGCAGTCGTCGCTGGACGCCCAGAGGGAGAGCTGGGCAAACGGGCGCGGCCTGAGGCGGAGGAAGACGGTGTTCGCCCTGTCGCAGCAGGAGCGCTGCaagcacagaaacataaagGACCTGCAGCTGGCCTTCTCCGAGTTCTACCTCAGCCTTATACTGCTGCAGAACTATCAG aACCTGAACTTCACAGGTTTCAGGAAGATCCTGAAGAAGCATGACAAGATTTTGGAGACGCCGAGGGGGGCGGACTGGAGGGTGGCCCACGTCGAAGTGGCTCCGTTTTACACGTgcaagaaaatcacacagctcatCTCTGAGACCGAG GCGTTGGTCACGACAGAGTTGGAAGGTGGTGACAGGCAGAGGGCCATGAAGAGGCTGAGGGTACCTCCCCTGGGAGCGGCgcag CCCGCTCCCGCTTGGACCACCTTCAGAGTCGGCCTCTACTGCGGAGTGTTCCTCGTCTTAATAGTCACCGTGGTCAttacag GAGCTGTGGTGATTGGCAGCGACGATGTTTGGCCTATGGTCAGGATCTACAGAGGAGGCTTCCTGTTAATAGAATTCCTCTTCCTGTTag GCATCAACACCTACGGCTGGAGGCAGGCAGGAGTCAACCACGTACTCATATTTGAACTCAACCCCAGAAACAACCTGTCCCACCAGCATCTGTTTGAG ATTGCAGGTATGTTGGGGGTGCTGTGGTGCGTCAGCCTGCTGTCCTGCCTCTTCAGCGATAGCATCCTGGTACCAATGCAGGCGAACCCTCTGGCTCTCTAcggcctcttcttcctcttcctcatcaacCCCTTCAAGACCTGCTACTACAAGTCGCGCTTCTGGCTGCTCAAACTTCTG TTTCGGGTGGTGACAGCTCCGTTTCATCGCGTCGGCTTTGCGGACTTCTGGCTGGCAGACCAGCTGAACTCCCTGGGGGTGGTTCTGATGGACCTGGAGTACATGATCTGCTTCTACAGTTTTGAACTGGACTGGAAAAAGCACGACGGACTCATCAGCAGCGCAG cTGAAGCCCACACCGACGCCCAGATCTTCTTCTACCTGTACATCGGCTGTTTAGTGGTCAGCTCTTGTTACACACTGGTCTGGGATCTGAAGATGGACTGGGGCCTGTTTGACCGCAACGCGGGCGAGAATACCTTCCTGAGAGAGGAGATAGTCTACCCGCACAAG GCTTACTACTACAGTGCCATAGTGGAGGATGTGCTGTTGCGTTTTTCATGGACTTTAACCATCACCCTCAGCACAGTCACCGGTTTTCACGGCATCTCGGATATATTGGCAACTATACTGGCCCCAATGGAGGTCTTCAG GCGTTTTGTGTGGAACTTCTTCCGATTGGAGAACGAACACCTGAATAACTGCGGCGAGTTCAGGGCCGTCAGAGACATCAGCGTGGCTCCGCTCAATGCCGACGACCAGACCCTGCTGGAGCAGATGATGGACCAGGAGGACGGAGTCAGGAACCGACAGGGCAAGAAGAGCTGGAAGAGGAGCTACAGCATGAGTCTACGCAGGCCCCGGCTGGCCTCACA GTCCAAGACCCGCGACACCAAGGTTTTGATAGAGGACACTGATGACGACTCCTGA